One genomic window of Coffea eugenioides isolate CCC68of chromosome 1, Ceug_1.0, whole genome shotgun sequence includes the following:
- the LOC113761271 gene encoding pre-mRNA-splicing factor SLU7, producing MATASVAFKSREDHRKQLELEEARKAGLAPAEVDEDGKEINPHIPQYMSSAPWYLNAERPSLKHQRKWKSDPNYTKSWYDRGAKTFQADKFRKGACENCGAMTHNAKSCMERPRKTGAKWTNRNIAPDEKIETFELDYDGKRDRWNGYDAATYAQVIERYEARDEARKKFLKEQQLKQLEEKNNSQNKEGDSDEEDFEDALKVDEAKVDESKQMDFAKVEKRVRTTGGGSTGTVRNLRIREDTAKYLLNLDVNSAYYDPKTRSMREDPLPDMDPNEKFYVGDNQNRLSGQALEFKQLNIHAWEAFDKGHDIHMQAAPSQAELLYRNYTINKEKLKGQTKESIMEKYGNAAAEEELPRELLLGQSEREVEYDRAGRIVKGQEASLPRSKYEEDVFINNHTCVWGSWWKDHQWGYKCCKQTVRNSYCTGSAGIEAAEAAADLMRANIARKEAAEETPDPVEEKRLATWGTEVPDDLVLDEKKLAEALKKENERRREEKDERKRKYNVKWNDEVTPEEMEAYRMKRVHHDDPMKDFL from the exons ATGGCTACTGCTTCAG TGGCTTTTAAGTCTAGGGAGGATCATAGAAAGCAGCTGGAATTAGAAGAGGCGCGTAAGGCGGGGCTTGCGCCGGCGGAGGTCGATGAAGATGGCAAAGAAATCAATCCCCACATTCCTCAGTATATGTCGTCAGCACCTTGGTATCTCAATGCTGAGAGACCC AGTTTGAAACATCAAAGGAAATGGAAGTCGGATCCAAATTACACCAAATCATGGTACGACAGAGGTGCCAAAACATTTCAAGCTGATAAGTTCCGTAAAGGAGCATGTGAGAA CTGTGGAGCTATGACTCACAATGCAAAATCATGCATGGAAAGGCCTCGCAAAACTGGAGCAAAGTGGACCAATAGGAATATTGCGCCAGATGAGAAAATTGAGACCTTTGAACTGGATTATGATGGTAAAAGGGACCGATGGAATGGATATGATGCAGCAACTTATGCTCAGGTCATTGAAAGATATGAAGCAAGAGATGAGGcaagaaagaaatttttgaaggaaCAACAGCTTAAACAGTTGGAGGAGAAGAACAATAGCCAGAACAAAGAAGGGGACAGTGATGAAGAGGATTTTGAAGATGCTTTGAAAGTAGATGAAGCTAAAGTTGATGAGAGCAAGCAGATGGACTTTGCTAAGGTAGAGAAGCGTGTTCGAACTACAGGTGGTGGGAGCACTGGAACTGTCAG GAACTTGCGTATTCGAGAAGATACAGCAAAGTATCTTCTTAATCTTGATGTCAATTCTGCATACTATGACCCCAAAACCCGTTCTATGCGTGAAGATCCTCTTCCTGATATGGATCCAAATGAGAAGTTCTATGTT GGAGATAACCAAAACAGATTAAGCGGTCAAGCTTTAGAGTTCAAGCAGCTGAACATTCATGCTTGGGAAGCATTTGATAAGGGCCACGATATTCATATGCAAGCAGCTCCATCCCAAGCTGAATTACTTTACAGAAATTATACGATCAATAAGGAGAAACTGAAGGGTCAAACAAAAGAGAGTATCATGGAGAAGTATGGCAATGCAGCTGCTGAAGAAGAACTTCCAAGAGAACTTCTACTTGGTCAAAGTGAAAGAGAAGTCGAATATGACCGTGCTGGTAGGATCGTAAAGGGCCAG GAGGCATCCCTTCCACGTAGCAAGTATGAGGAAGATGTTTTCATCAACAACCACACATGCGTCTGGGGTTCGTGGTGGAAGGATCATCAATGGGGCTACAAGTGCTGCAAGCAGACCGTCAGAAACAGCTATTGCACTGGGTCTGCTGGAATTGAAGCTGCTGAAGCTGCAGCAGATCTTATGAGGGCAAATATTGCCCGTAAAGAGGCTGCTGAAG AAACGCCAGATCCAGTAGAGGAGAAGAGGCTTGCTACTTGGGGAACTGAAGTTCCTGATGATTTGGTTCTGGATGAGAAAAAGCTGGCTGAAGCACTCAAGAAG GAGAATGAAAGGAGAAGGGAAGAGAAGGATGAAAGGAAGCGCAAGTACAATGTCAAGTGGAATGATGAG GTTACGCCAGAGGAGATGGAAGCATATAGGATGAAGAGAGTCCATCATGATGATCCAATGAAGGACTTCCTGTAG